The window AAGTTAACCTAATTCCCTTCCCAATGGGAGAGTTTGATGTGattttgggtatggattggttgagTTCTTGTAATTCCAAGATAGCGTGTGACGAAAAGGCAGTTTATTTGAAGACCTCTAAAGGTGAAGACTTGATAGTATATGGTGATAGAACTGGGCGCCCTATATCCGTTTGTACTTTTGCTCGTGCTCGGCGTTATTTGTCTCATGGATGTCATGCATACCTTGCTCACATCGTTGATGTCAAGAAGAAATCTCTATCTATTGAAGATATCCCCATAGTTCGTGATTTTTCCGATGTTTTTCCCGACGACTTGCCGGGTGTTCCTCCCGAGCGGCAAGTTGAGTTTTCTATTGATCTTGTTCCGGGGGCTACCCCCATTGCTAAGGCTCCCTATCGATTGGCACCAACGGAGatgcaagaaatgatgaagcaactCCAGGAGTTACTAGAAAAGGGGTTCATTCGCCCTAGTAATtctccttggggtgcaccggtactatttgttaaaaagaaagacgGGAGCATGCGCATGTGTATCGATTACCGGGAGTTAAACAAGGTGACCATTAAGAATAAATATCCATTGCCGAGAATCGATGACTtatttgatcaacttcaaggagcttcgTATTTTTCCAAAATAGATCTTCGTTCGGGTTATCACCAACTCAAAGTACGTGATGAAGATATCCCTAAGACCGCTTTTCGTACTCGTTATGGCCATTTTGAATTCGTggtcatgccttttggtcttaCAAATGCTCCCGCGAccttcatggatctcatgaaccgtgCATGCCGTCCCATGCTTGATAAATCCGTTATcgttttcattgatgatatcCTTATCTATTCTAAGAGTTCATCCGAACATGAAATCCACTTGGGAGAGGTGTTGGGAACCTTGCGAAAAGAAAGACTCTATGCCAAGTTCTCCAAATGTGAATTCTGGCTAAGGGAGGTACAATTCCTTGGTCACATTGTTAGTAATGAAGGAATCAAGGTGGATCCGGCAAAGATAAATGCGGTGATGAAATGGGATCAACCAAAGAACCCATCGGAGATTAGAAGTTTCCTTGGTCTAGCGGGGTACTATCGTCGTTTTATACAAGATTTCTCCAAAATAGCCTCACCTTTGACCAAGTTAACTCGGAAGAACATCAAATTTGAATGGGGAAATGATCAAGAAGTTGCTTTTCGGCAATTACGGGAGAAATTGAGTCAAGCCCCGGTACTTGTTCTACCTGAAGGCATGGAGGATATGACagtgtattgtgatgcatcatcAAATGGGCTTGGGTGCGTGTTGATGCAAAGAGGAAAGGTCATTGCCTATGCCTCAAGACAATTGAAGGAGCATGAGAAGCGTTATCCCACTCATGATTTAGAGTTGGCGGCGGTTGTTTTCGCATTGAAGATTTGGCGCCACTATCTCTATGGAGTCAAATTCACCATCTATTCCGATCACAAGAGCCTTAAGTACTTCTTCGAACAAAGAGACCTCAATAATCGGCAACGAAGATGGCTTGATCTTTTGAAAGACTACGATTGCGAAATTTGGTATCATCCCGGGAAGGCAAATGTTGTGGCGGATGCGCTAAGCCGGAAGAGTTCACATCATTCTATCATCATCTCCCCATTATCGGTCTTAATCACTAATGATTTTATGGAGCAAATAAAAACGGCTCAAGAAAAGGCTTTACAACGGGACCCTAAGAAGGAGAGAATTCAAGGTCAAACGCAATATTTCGCCAAGGATTCGCGTGGTCTTACCCTGCGCTTTGGAAGAATTTGGATTCCTTTCTCTTGTGAGTTAAAACAAGTTTTACTCAATGAAGCTCACAAATCCAAATATTCTATTCACCCCGGTGCTACCAAGATGTATCATGACCTAAAGGTTGATTATTGGTGGCCCGGAATGAAGAGAGATGTGGTGAAATGTGTGGAAGGGTGTCTAACTTGTGCTCAAGTCAAGGCGGAGCATCAAAAGCCGTACGGTATGATGCAACCACTAGAGATCCCTAAGTGGAAATGGGAGGAtatcactatggattttgtcaccaAATTGCCCAAAACACCTAGAAACCAATTCGACACGATTTGGGTGATTGTTGATAGGTTAACGAAAAGTGCCTTGTTCCTCCCCATTCGCGAAGCATCATCATCCGAAGTTTTGGCGAAGATATATGTTAAAGAAGTAGTAGCAAGGCATGGAGTTCCAATCTCCATTGTGTCGGATAGGGATactcgtttcacttctcacttttggcggaaatttcaagaagaaatgggTACGACTTTAAAGTTTAGTACCGCTTATCATCCACAAACCGATGGCCAAAGTGAGAGAACTATCCAAACTCTCGAAGACATGCTACGGGCATGCATCATCGATTTTGGTGGGACTTGGGATCTTTACCTACCATTGGTGGAGTTCTCGTACAACAATAGTTACCACTCAAGCATACAAATGCCACCATATGAGATGTTGTATGGTAGGAAGTGTAGATCTCccatttgttggggagaagtggGACAAAGAGAAATTGGTGGTACGGAAGTGGTTTTGAAGACAACCGAGAAGATTGATGTGATCAAGGAAAGACTTAAGGCGGCCCAAGATCGACAAAAATCCTATGCGGACAAACGAAGAAGACCGATTGAGTTCGATGTGGGAGATCGTGTTTTGTTAAAAGTGTCTCCATGGAAAGGCGTCTTACGGTTTCGAAAACGTGGAAAGTTGAGCCCCCGTTTCATCGGTCCTTTCAAGATTCTTACTAGAGTTGGCAAAGTTGCATATCGTTTAGAATTGCCCGATGAGCTTTCGGGAATTCATCCCACTTTTCATGTCTCGCACCTTAGAAAGTGTCTCGCCGACGATGCATCCTATGTACCTTTGGAGGAAATTGAAGTGGACAACAAATTGAACTATATGGAAGAACCAGTCGCCATCGTGGAAGAAGAACTTAGGAGAGTTCAAAACAAGACGGTGAGAACATACAAGATTTTATGGAAGCATGGAAGGATGTCCGATTGTACGTGGGAATCCGAACATGATGTTTTAGTATACTATCCGTCCttgcatatggcttggatcaTGAGGTCAtgatccgttccaagtgggggagagttgtaacaccccaataattttaaggtaataaaataacccctttttgtagttttgacattaaaataagttcctaatattttatttttgattatggggttaatttagttggaacgttaacggatagcgggtattttaTCATCAGAATTCtaaatgggtcgtggcatccaTATGGAGTGCCAGCCACATTGTTATGGGTTATTCACATTTCCACTAACTcatcctttcttcttcttctccataATTCTTCTTAATTCAAAGAAAACCTCAACTAAATCCTTCATGCAATACTACTAAATTATCCAAGAATCATCATAACAATAACTTCATATgatcaagaaattgaaaagttagggtttgagttggagtagtggtggtggccgaattattgaaagaaaaagggaagagtttgtgatttgaaaaccctaatcttttaTCTTCCATCATTGAGGTATAGAATTCTTAACctaatttcttttcctttctttgaattagggttcttgtaaggtgaaattggggattttgctaGTAATGAGTGCCTATATGAGTTTTTCCCCAAAATTCTTGTATATTATGATTGTGTCGTTGAGTTGCATGTTGAAATCTTTAATAATGAGAATGTTAGTAGTGAAACTCCAAATAAGGAAATGGTGACTTTGCTAGctacatgatgatgatgatgaatcctTGGGTAATATGAGATTTTGTTaagtaagcaactcaatgacttaATGGGAAGGGTTAgggttaggaatgctagtgaaaggTTGGTTTAGCTATAGTGAAATAGCTAGGAAATGTGAATGGTGTCTTATATGTGCATTATGATAtgttgataggttgaaagcttggtTTTGTGCATTTGCGgttatcttgattatttgttgtgtcgcgaaggaggtgagtatacttgcataaattgtatattcgtcgggtcaattaccattcatgttgagtgagtctgtggtggtaattgatttggcgttaagtcccatgtttatggttgagcttgattacaggcctaattggtggccatagGCTCATGCGGAGCATCTGTTGTTGTTTTAATTGTGAtggtaatcatttgcttatatggatccatgtaatgcctagcccaagggtgagtattatggacatgacacgacggtgtcatagtccatatgcaacagtcccttgagcattgccctccttcgtttatatgatattatgcaagcatattcactaagcattcgcttaccttTCAGATGTTTACCCTTTTGATTTTAGGTGGTTccagaagaaggaactaggtttgCTTGACTCGAAGAATAGAGAACGAAGTTGCTAGGGATTGTAGATAGTTGGAAGGTATCTTGGCCATTCTCGGAAGAATAGCATGatttggttagaaacctagttgtccctcttgacattggctcatggtacattttggttgttattggccatattttgatatgttttgtaaTTGGTCATGTTCTTGTCTTTTGGAGTTGATAAGGATAGTTGGTTTGGTTGTAGCATGTCAAATGGGTAATCGACCCATATAGTTGCGTGGTCGATCATGGATCAAACTAATTCGGCAAATATGAATGTTTTCGGGTTAACTCTCTTACTTTCAATTCTGGAACGTAACTTCCTTATAATGTTGGTTGTGGTTCAAAGGTTTTGGTTAAGTCTTGTTGTGGGCAAAAATTTGATGTTGCTGGGTAAAtgggccactgcggcgcagtgggagcgtGCCGagcccactacggcgcagtggaatcccactgCCCAAACCTCTCTcttcttcccactgcggcgcagtgggagcgtgcctagcccactgcggcgcagtggaggtTCTTCCAGTTTTGGTCCGAgaatttccactgcggcgcagtggaagtactcgacctcactgcggcgcagtggggacataaaaaaaaaaaaaaaaaaacttttgcgTTATCGAGTGGTGTCGTTATAGAATCATAAAGGTTatcaaactttggtttagacatttcatcaaacaccttatatGCAATACTCAATTAGATGTGATTTGatactaaatcatatataagaaactttggtttagacatttcatcaaacaccttgtaggcaatattataccaaacaacaaagtcaactaaataactaataaaatttaacaaattcaaatgttagaaaGATCTAATCACATGTTCTCTAAttacatttgaatatttagAATTTACACAATAAAAAGTCATCTTCAAGATTAATTGATGATGGATGTTGGAGATGATGATGACAGAGGCAACTTTGGCTATACCATATCGATTGAAACGCGATGGTGACCTGAgcacggtggtggtggtggtggtgctactagtggggagagagagagagaggggggggagagagagagaaatctgatatgtgtgtgtttgtgtgtgtgtctgtgtgtTTGAAACTGGAAAGAAATAATTAAGGTGTGAAATAATGTACAAAATTACCAAAGTACCCCTccgtgttgttttttttttaatctcagcCGTGGATTGcttttgatccaagggctgagattGAACCCTTGGGTTTCACCAATTTTGGTGGTTTCACATGAATACAACTCATGTGGCAAAATTTGTGATGGCCCATAAAGTGTTACTTATGATAACTTTCCAAGTATACGATTAATGTTCACTGTGGCATAGTGAAAATGTTTAATTAGCTTTGATATTTGTATATGTTACATTTGGTTGATTTTTgttcatggtttatatatatggtattgCTTAGTTATGGTGATAATTTTATATTACGATTTGaataaaactaaagattttatatgtatgttgtatattttttatttaagataTATGCGTATACTCTATTGTATTGGTTTTGTAATGTTAGAGAATTGAAGAGTTACAACTACACTTAGTTTGGTAAATATCTTTTCAAAATATCATAGTTTGGTAATAAACTCAATCTGACTACTCTTGTGTTCGTTTGGATAACTTGGAAAACGCGCAACGCATATTCTTCCGAAAAAAATCTGTCACTCCGCTATGCAAgtatgtaataaaagaaataaaaagagttAGTGCAAAAATCGGTATCTCGATTTTGCAATATTCATTTCCGTCGTTAATTTTTGGCCAAAATCATCCTTGTGGTTTAAATTTCGTCCTTGCCGTTaacccctcacatgcaagtcatgtgaggggcatttttgtcttttcacccatcttcatcttctctaAACTATTCTAGAGTTAAGTGCAAACATCGTCCTTATATTTTGTCAGTTTTGACACTTTTCAttttcgtcgtttacaaaaccaagAGAATTTTTAACGCAAACACCCATACATGAGGATCTAGTCATCTTCCCCAATTTAACGCATTTGAGTATGAAATTGATTTTTGGACATAAATTTGGAAGATGACCAGATTTTCATACGtaggtatatatatgttttgatttgagtttgttttgctTTGATTAAACTCTTATTTGAAGATAGAAAATGAAAACGCTCTCCTGGGTTTGTTAACGACAATGATGAAAACTGCAAAAATGACAAACCACGGGGACGTTTTTTGCTCTTAACTCCAAAAGTCTCCTGGATATGTTCTTTGTGAAAAATgaagatggatgaaaagacaTAAATGTCCCTCACGTGCCACGTGAAGGGGTTAACGGATATAGGGACGAAAtacaaaccacatggatgattttgGCTAAAAGTTAATGATAAGGATGAAAACTGCAAAAACGATAAATCACAAAgacgatttttgcacttaactcAAATAAAGCAACCACTTTCTTATGTACTAGCAACATATCGAATTCAAGACACATTGATTGGGGAAATGGTgtggttttagtttttattctATATTTTTGCACTTCTCTACTTCTTGTAACTATctagggtgcgtttagttcaagaaaactccattgtttttcattttcattttccaagaaaacatggaaaacaggaaacgcgttcaaattgtaattttttagaaaagttttcctagaaaatgaaaattcctttttccaacttttgcactaaaattagaaaactgtttttttcagtttttgttttcacttttctattttctaaaccttttatataaacctaaaattagaaataagtgaatttgaacatgttttctagttttctaaaatggaaaaatgaaaactccatcttttattttaaacgcgttttcaaaattttcaagggttttttagaaatgaaaaaccttttcattttctagaaaactagaaatggaaaacttaaaaacattttctccaaCTAAACACGCCTCTAGCTACTCGCGAGTCTTTTACTTGTAATTTTTCTTGAATTCTCATTGATAGAATtgaaagtcaaaaaaaaaaaattttttttaaaagaagacAGATTGATTTTTGCAAAGATTTATTAAGAGTCCTCTAAAAAATTAGATTGGTCAATAACTTATGCAGCTAAGAATGTTACATGACGTGTTTTAGAAGGAACACAATACATTTCGATTGTCAACGAACAACGACTTGGCTATGTGTAATATCCCATTTTTAGGTGGCACTTCAAAAACGAAGCTATAATTAgagattatattattataataaataaagggATTTGGTAAAAGAAACAAAggttttcgttaaggtgcattaaatagttgtacacctGCCATAAAATTTAGGTgtgagtttttgatatgaaaaaggtaaaaatatgagaaagtataacttttttatgcatgttaagtgaAACATTAAGACTATCAGGAGCAAGGTGTGATATTTCAATTTTTCCGCCCCGGAACGCCCAAAACACTGCCCCTGAGGGGAGTTCCATTTCAAAAAAAGGATGGGGCGTGAGAAAATGGACGCTGCAATGGAAGGGAAGAAAGGAGTCTACCCACATCAAATGGAAAAAAGAGATTGAATAATAATGTTACTcgtatttgtttttaattgtgGGTCCGTATTTGGAGCTTCCTATTTGAAGCCTTGCTCTAAGTAAATGAGTGAGAAAACCTAATGATGACTAAGATGTCACATGGCATGAGATGCCCCCATAAGGGTCTTAAGAGAAAGCCTTGCTCCTCACAGGGGcttcatttattaaagttttgaTTTACGAATGAAAGATTAATGAAGATATACGGTGAAGTGTAAATTGTACAAAATACCTCGCTCAAAATTTAATACTACACTAATCTCAGAAAACAAACACATTATCGTAACTtaaatattttgtaatttgAACAATTACATTACATAAGCAACATTTGCCCAACATGATACATATTTACAGCCATAAAAACACAAGCCCGTAAAACCTTTCTTTACTCCCTCTTAGATTTAACCcatgaaaataaacataataaacacATGCGAAACTTCAGACTTACAGAGATACCATCgcatatgtaaaaataaaatgaataaacccccaacaaaatattacaagaaTCGAAAATGCTCATGTATAAGGACATATAACTGTGGTTAATTACCGGAAATCTGTGTTTATCTTCCCCTACTTGTCAGCTACGCGAATTGATCCGTCTCTGAACAACTTCAAGCTAAGATTATTGTAACGCTCTCGTGAGTATTGTCTAGATGCTTTCCTCCAATCCGTTCCTGCTTTCATCATTGCTGTGAACTCCTCAAAACTTATTTTTCCATCCTGCAAATGACAGAAGAGCCATTGAGTgtgtttcattttttcttttttagtttaaaaGCCACCCCAGGCCCAAAACTATTGGCTAGCCCATAGAACTGAGCAAACTTCGAACCACGGCGGAAAATTATTAGTAGGCTAGTAGCCCATAACTAAGGGTAACAATTTTGATCCATCGACTTGTTCCTTTTGTTGAACTAATCCATTAACTAATGAGTGGTTCAAGTTAGGTTTGTTTATCTCTAATGGGTAAAATGAAAAGATTTAGCTCAAAggaaaatgggtcaaatgaaAAGAACGGGTCAAATTGGTGAAAAATCGTCCAAAGTGTATTTTAAAAGCATAAAACCTCACAACTCATTTAATCTATTATATTAGCTTATTACTGAAATGATGAAACTTTCAGAATTATATTTGATAAAGTGCTTTGGGTCAAAATACCCAACAGTACCAGAATTTAGTCTGGTTGACAACTTGACCGACATGCCTGTCCGGCCCATTTGGCGACCTCCACACTTTCAAAGCCTACGAGGtgcataattatttatatctaaaACCATGCGGGATGGGATGCTACATTTCGGTTTCCTGTTAAGTGGTTTTTGGAATTCGGATTATGTGAACGATGGATAAATTCAACAAACCTTGTCTGTGTCGACATCATGAATAATGGCTGCAATGACTTCTTCATTGTTGGTTTCAACTTCATCTGCTAAAGCTTCCCTTAGCTCATCAATCTCTATGTAtccacttttattttgatcaaaaaatGCAAAAGCATCTTTAAGATGATCATCATTACCCAACTTTCTAAGGTGAACGGAAATTGCAACGAATTCTCCATAGTTTAAATACCCATCTTTATCAACGTCTCCCTGTATGCATGAATATCTTCCATTAAAACTGAAGTCCAAAAAGGAGTCTAGTGTTGAATGAAACttcttttcataaaaatttCTCGTAACATTTCTTGTTTAGTTTTATTAACATCAAGCGTTGTTATAGAATTACCTACTCTAGCTTAAAGGGTTTTTATATGCACACTTTGAAGTGGTTATATGATCTTGGTAGTAAAAAATCACAATTAATTACTCCAAATGATCTGTTGATAATCAAACAATACAAAGAGAAAATGATACTTACAGCATCCATAAGTATCTGAAGGTCTGCATCCGGCATTTGTTGTCCAAGCTTCTGCATCCCTGCTTTCAACTCAACAATGTTAATTTTCCCTTGTTTGCTAGTATCCATCATATCAAATCCTTGCTTTATTCGTGCCACTTCCTCTGCTGATAAATGTTCAGCAATCACCTGTAATTATGTTATCATAAACACTTTAGTATAACAGCATCcatagaaagaaaacaaagcGAGAAATCCGCAAGATTATAACATTCAATGTACCCTTAAAGCCCTCTTCTTAAGCTTGTTCATTACAGAAAACTGCTTGAGTCTCGCTTTAACGGTTTCACCTAATGAAACATTTGGGGCCTTTTTGGCATTTTGTATCCATGGATGATCTGTAATCATTAATTCGTTAATTAATTGTAGAGcacttaaaaattaaagaaaaatggcTACAAAATCACCAAaggtagaggtggcaatttcgacCAGTTCCCATTTGAAAAATAGTTTCGATAAAAAAGGGTCAAACAGGAAAACAACCGAACAGGGTTGAGCGGTCAAATATTGTCAtaagtgtgtttttttaatGCATAGAATAACACCTCCTATATCATTTACTTAATAATGTGATTACTATTGAAATTAAATtgatttcaaaatcaaaattcacaCTAATTATTTGTAAAAACTTTGGAAGAATATTATCCTTCGAGTGAATGCAATGTGACCCGTTAGAAACTGTACATAAGAATTTATTCAGTTTGACCAGCTACCCAGCTTGGGCCCATTTTGCCACCATTATGCAGAAAAAAGGAAGTTATACCAAGAACTTCTTGGGCAGTAAGACGCAACTTTGGGTCAGGATTAAGCATCTTCTTGACAAGATCCTTTGCAGTATCAGATACCTTTGGCCAAGGATCCCTTTTAAAATCTACAACAGATCGAATAATTGCCTGTGCAACACCTTGCTCAGTTTCTGTAGTCAAAATAAATCGTGCGTTAAAAAACATAATGGAACTATGACACTGTCTGAACATAAGTTTAACAGTTGATATACTTTTCACTAATGAATAAAACAAGAATCACGTGAACAAAAACCATtgtactaaattttaaatattccaCCCGCCTATAATGGGTCGATTATGTTTAATGTCTAACAAGTCAAACGTTTTAAGCTAAAGGAACAAACTAAAAAACCGGGTTGAAGCCTTGAAGGTCTTCGAAAACGTATTCAAAATTGTTAAACCTCCTAAAttggtttataaaaaaacaGATTCTGATTGTGATACTACTATTTAAGCCATCATAATTAACACGTAACTTTTATAAGAGAATTAGAAAAGTGATTTTGGATCGCCCCAAGCACCCAACCCAATCTTTAACCCAATCTTTATGACTGGTAACCCGACCACTTTTTGACTCGAGACTTTCCTACTTTGCACCCTCTAGGCATTAAAACCTTGGCAAGGAAAGAATCCTGAGATGAAACTTGTACCTTTTTTCAACCTaatattagatataaaaaatCAGACGGACCTGCCCAAAATGGAGGGACTCCACAAAGCAATATGTAGAGGATAACACCAGCACTCCAGACATCAACTTCTGGGCCATAGTTTCGTTTTAGGACCTCAGGAGCCATGTAGTATGGACTGCCTACAATCTCGTTGAATCTCTCACCTGCAGAAATGTAAAAGAATCACCATTTAATGCAAAACGAAAGAAGACATGAGCAACAATGATgccttataaataaaaaaaaatgctcatatgtatatgtaattacTCATGATCATCTTTACCTGGTTTGAAGAAAACagacaacccaaaatcaatagCCTTCAAGGCCGCTGTTTCTTTCTTGTTTGCGTACAAAAAGTTTTCGGGTTTAAGATCACGGTGCATAACACCATGTTTGTGACAAATCTGTAATAAGATGAAGAAAACACAATTACAAGACATTAAAACTAGAATAAGGCCAAACACTATCAGAACTTCAaccaaaaataccaaaaatagttaAGGATACAACAAAATCTCCCCTTCTCCATTGCGAAACAAACATATGGTTCCTACATGATCAAGAACACAATGCCCAAAAGGCGTACCAATAACTGTTGGTTTCTAAAACAACAGAGTAAAAATATGCTCTTTTAAAATGCAAACTTATTAAGAAAGTAGAAATTTGATCAATTGTCAGATTTCGGAATTAATTTCATATGGACATATCATATGCAAAACCTCAAATGTAGTAGCAAAATCGAAAAACAATTACCTGATCTTATTCAtgaaattatgaaataaatttaaataaccTAAGCAAATGCCACCAGAATGGTCAACCATGCAAGTAACATAATTTAAAAAGGATTTATTTGTTTAATCATATTATACTTGCAGCCTTGATCAATATGGTTTTCAAAGTAACATAAGTTGACTAATAATCTAATATGATCTACATGAGTACATGACTCAGTCAAACACATATCCATCACAATTTACCAAAAAGGCAATAAACACATCAAATCAAAAGGTAACAAAATTTTCACCTGAATAACCTCGACAATGGTACGAGTAACACCGGCAGCCGCCCTCTCGGTATAATGACCTCGAGCAACGATTCGGTCAAACAATTCACCGCCCTCACACAACTCCATAACCAAATGAACAGCATTATCATCTTCATAAGTATCTTTCAAAGTTACAATATTAGGATGAGTTGGCATATGTTTCATGATCTCAACTTCTCTCCTAACATCTTCAATATCAACTCTAGTTCTTAACTTCTTTTTTGATATGGATTTACAAGCGAAAACTTCACCGCTTGTTTTATCGGTACATAAATAAGTAACACCAAATTCACCTCTACCTAATTCTTTACCAAGAACATAAGTTTCTTCTATTTGAGTCCCAGTTGGATCTTCTAACACATATGTTAATGGTCTATATCCATTTGATGGAGCTGATCCACCATTATCTAAAGCAAATGGATTTGGtttatttttcccttttttgTACTCAGACTCATCAGTAGTTGATGGTACAGCACAACAATTGCCCATCTGAATttacaaaaacataaactaATTATCAATAAGGGTATCGAAGATTATAACATATTACGAGTAGTACTTAAGAAGATTGAAATATGTCTATAAAGTTTACAGCTTtcctaaaatatataaaaatatacacatataagcaaaatatcaaaaatgggTCTTAACCGCCACCAA is drawn from Erigeron canadensis isolate Cc75 chromosome 9, C_canadensis_v1, whole genome shotgun sequence and contains these coding sequences:
- the LOC122581039 gene encoding calcium-dependent protein kinase 32-like; the protein is MGNCCAVPSTTDESEYKKGKNKPNPFALDNGGSAPSNGYRPLTYVLEDPTGTQIEETYVLGKELGRGEFGVTYLCTDKTSGEVFACKSISKKKLRTRVDIEDVRREVEIMKHMPTHPNIVTLKDTYEDDNAVHLVMELCEGGELFDRIVARGHYTERAAAGVTRTIVEVIQICHKHGVMHRDLKPENFLYANKKETAALKAIDFGLSVFFKPGERFNEIVGSPYYMAPEVLKRNYGPEVDVWSAGVILYILLCGVPPFWAETEQGVAQAIIRSVVDFKRDPWPKVSDTAKDLVKKMLNPDPKLRLTAQEVLDHPWIQNAKKAPNVSLGETVKARLKQFSVMNKLKKRALRVIAEHLSAEEVARIKQGFDMMDTSKQGKINIVELKAGMQKLGQQMPDADLQILMDAGDVDKDGYLNYGEFVAISVHLRKLGNDDHLKDAFAFFDQNKSGYIEIDELREALADEVETNNEEVIAAIIHDVDTDKDGKISFEEFTAMMKAGTDWRKASRQYSRERYNNLSLKLFRDGSIRVADK